In the genome of Anaerolineaceae bacterium oral taxon 439, the window GATGGATCATGAGCCGCGGGGCGCTGCGGATCGAGCGGTTTTCGGCAGGTTACGCTTCGGAAACCCGGGCGACGGTTTCAGGCGTGAGCCTCGAAATCCGTCCTGGGGAAATTTACGGTCTGATTGGCCCGAACGGGTCTGGGAAAACGACGCTTGTCCGCGGCGTCGCCGGCAGGGCGAAAATTTTTTCCGGGTCGGTGGCGTTCGACGGACAAAACCTCGCGCAGCTTCGGGCGAGGGAAAGGGCTAAAGTCATTTCGATCGTTCCGCAGGCTTCGGGGCTTCCAGAGGGATATACGGTGTCGGAGGTCGTCGCTATGGGGCGGACCGCGTATCATAACGCGTTCGGCTGGCTCAGCCCGGAGGATCGGGAAAAAATCGAAGCGGCGTTGGAAATGACGGGACTGAACGGGCTTCGGGACCAGCCATCGCATCGGCTTTCCGGCGGGGAACAGCAGCGCGTCCTCTTAGCGCGCGCTTTTGCGCAGGATACGCCGGTTATGATCCTGGACGAGCCGACTGCGTTCCTGGACCTGTATTATCAGGTCCGCCTGCTGGATCTTGTCCGCGCTTACAGCATGACGAAGCGGAAAGCGGTCCTGCTGATCCTGCATGACCTGAACCTGGCGGCGCGGTACACGGATCAGATCATGATCCTTTCGCAGGGCAGGCCGGCGGCTTCGGGCGAGACGCAGCGGGTCCTTGACGCGGATCAGCTCAGCGCGATTTACCGGCTTCCGATTGAACGGATCGAGCGTGGAGACGGTTCGCCGCCGGTCCTGATCCCGAAGTAGCGTGGGCCGGCCTGGGAGATCTGGAGCGGCTTTTCAGGCGGATCTTTCCTGAAAACTCCATAAAAAATGATTAAATCGAGGCTCCCGCCTCGCTGCTGCGTTATACTGGTTTCATGCAATTTAAAACGATTTTTTTTGATATTGACGAAACGTTGTACCCGGTCGGCTCCGAATTTGTTAACGTTTTTTCGAAACGCATGGATCAGTTTATCGACGAACGTTTCGCGGCCGGCGAGCTGGGAACGGCAAAGCCGGATCGGAACCAGCTTTTTAAAAAGCACGGCGCGACCGCGAAGGGCTTAGCGCTCGAATACGGGATTGATACGTTTGATTTTATGCACTATGTCAACGATTTTCCGATCAACGAATATTTATACCCTGATCCGACGGTTCGGGAGATGATTTTACGGATCCCGATGAATCGGTATCTGTTGACGAATGCCGATCGGTTTCATGCCAACCGTGTTCTCCGCGCGCTGAACCTGTCCGACTGCTTCGACGGTATGATCGATTCGATCGACCTGTTCCCGGAAATTAAGCCCTCGCCGTTTGCTTTTGAATTCGCGCTTCGGATTACGAAACAGGCGGATCC includes:
- a CDS encoding pyrimidine 5'-nucleotidase; this encodes MQFKTIFFDIDETLYPVGSEFVNVFSKRMDQFIDERFAAGELGTAKPDRNQLFKKHGATAKGLALEYGIDTFDFMHYVNDFPINEYLYPDPTVREMILRIPMNRYLLTNADRFHANRVLRALNLSDCFDGMIDSIDLFPEIKPSPFAFEFALRITKQADPKECIFVDDKDYNISAAHEIGFFAVQVGPKRLSEKADAQIGRLIDLPKLGLYQERETANRD